In Ilumatobacter fluminis, the following proteins share a genomic window:
- a CDS encoding phosphotransferase, with protein sequence MDDPPGPLLASGRSADIYDVGGGRVLRRRRVGTIGDHEVIAMRVARDAGVPAPRVFDVDGADLLMERVVGRTMIDELGRRPWAAGRFGRELARLHLALRMVAAPDGLRGDGPVLVHNDLHPGNVVVTADGPVVIDWESAEAGPPDRDAAQMWLLGEIAEVDDLAPWLRPVVGAVRGRMLTSFLESAGRPTRETVAAVCADRLMDRNTRVSEQDAIRSFAQRHG encoded by the coding sequence GTGGACGACCCGCCCGGCCCACTCCTGGCGAGCGGCCGATCCGCCGACATCTACGACGTCGGCGGCGGACGTGTCTTGCGACGTCGGCGGGTGGGCACGATCGGCGATCATGAGGTGATCGCGATGCGAGTGGCGCGCGATGCCGGAGTCCCGGCCCCTCGGGTCTTCGACGTCGATGGGGCCGACCTGCTGATGGAACGTGTGGTCGGACGCACGATGATCGACGAGCTGGGTCGCCGCCCGTGGGCAGCCGGACGGTTCGGGCGCGAGTTGGCTCGGTTGCACCTCGCGCTCCGAATGGTGGCAGCGCCGGACGGGCTGCGCGGCGACGGGCCCGTGCTCGTGCACAACGACCTGCACCCGGGCAACGTCGTCGTCACCGCCGACGGGCCCGTCGTCATCGACTGGGAGAGCGCGGAGGCCGGCCCGCCGGATCGTGACGCGGCGCAGATGTGGCTGCTCGGGGAGATCGCCGAGGTGGACGATCTGGCACCGTGGCTCCGCCCCGTCGTCGGAGCGGTCCGTGGGCGGATGCTGACGTCGTTCTTGGAGTCGGCCGGGCGGCCGACGAGGGAGACGGTGGCCGCCGTGTGCGCCGATCGGCTGATGGACCGCAACACTCGGGTGTCGGAGCAGGACGCCATCCGGTCGTTCGCACAGCGGCATGGGTGA
- a CDS encoding PHP domain-containing protein, with protein sequence MTPEAALLRVIHCLDRALASPYKTRAFVGALDVVRAIDPVELAERARDGRLIELDGIGDATAGVITEALAGLTPSYLAKVEAESQIELTDAGRPYLDALRGDCHLHSTWSDGGAPIEAMAATAIDLGHEYMVLTDHSARLTVAHGLNEERLREQLVEIDRINDEIAAAGHDFRILTGMEVDIFEDGSLDLSDELLGELDVVVASVHSKLRMDADQMTRRMVAAVANPHVDILGHCTGRKVGKRPESQFDADYVFAACAQFGTAVEINCRPERLDPPRALIDLAIGYGCHFSIDSDAHATGQLEWQPYGCNRAAEREVPIDRIVNTWSADELLAWTES encoded by the coding sequence ATGACGCCCGAGGCCGCGCTGCTGCGAGTGATCCACTGTCTCGACCGGGCGCTGGCATCGCCGTACAAGACCCGAGCGTTCGTCGGCGCCCTCGACGTCGTGCGGGCCATCGACCCGGTCGAGCTGGCAGAGCGCGCCCGCGACGGGCGACTCATCGAACTCGACGGCATCGGCGATGCGACCGCCGGTGTGATCACCGAGGCCCTTGCCGGGCTCACCCCGAGCTACCTGGCCAAGGTCGAGGCAGAGTCGCAGATCGAACTCACCGATGCGGGCCGCCCGTACCTCGATGCTCTGCGGGGTGACTGCCACCTGCACTCGACGTGGAGCGACGGCGGAGCGCCGATCGAGGCGATGGCCGCCACGGCGATCGACCTCGGCCACGAGTACATGGTGCTCACCGACCACTCGGCTCGCCTGACCGTCGCCCACGGGCTGAACGAGGAACGTCTCCGCGAACAACTCGTCGAGATCGACCGGATCAACGACGAGATCGCCGCTGCCGGCCACGACTTCCGCATCCTCACGGGTATGGAGGTCGACATCTTCGAGGACGGCAGCCTCGACCTGTCGGACGAGCTCCTCGGTGAACTCGACGTCGTCGTGGCGTCGGTGCACTCGAAGTTGCGGATGGACGCGGACCAGATGACCCGGCGCATGGTCGCCGCCGTCGCGAACCCACACGTCGACATCCTCGGTCACTGCACCGGCCGCAAGGTCGGCAAGCGGCCCGAATCACAGTTCGACGCCGACTACGTGTTCGCGGCCTGTGCCCAGTTCGGCACGGCCGTCGAGATCAACTGTCGACCGGAACGACTCGATCCGCCGAGAGCGCTGATCGATCTGGCGATCGGGTACGGCTGCCACTTCTCGATCGACTCCGACGCCCACGCGACCGGACAGCTCGAGTGGCAGCCGTACGGCTGCAACCGGGCGGCCGAGCGTGAGGTACCGATCGACCGCATCGTCAACACGTGGTCGGCCGACGAGCTGCTCGCCTGGACCGAGTCGTAG
- the trxA gene encoding thioredoxin — MATTTLSMDTFEETVTGDGITFVDFWAEWCGPCKMFGPIFEETSEENPDVTFAKVDTEAEQQLAGALGIMSIPTLMIFRDGIQLFSQAGALPKNALDDLLRQVRELDMDEVRKQMADEADSPS, encoded by the coding sequence ATGGCGACGACCACGCTCTCGATGGACACCTTCGAAGAGACGGTGACCGGCGACGGCATCACCTTCGTCGACTTCTGGGCCGAATGGTGCGGCCCCTGCAAGATGTTCGGCCCGATCTTCGAAGAGACGTCGGAGGAGAACCCCGACGTCACGTTCGCCAAGGTCGACACCGAAGCCGAGCAGCAGCTCGCCGGCGCCCTCGGGATCATGTCGATCCCCACGCTGATGATCTTCCGCGACGGCATCCAGCTCTTCAGCCAGGCGGGCGCTCTCCCCAAGAACGCGCTCGACGACCTGCTCCGCCAGGTCCGTGAACTCGACATGGACGAGGTTCGCAAGCAGATGGCCGACGAGGCCGACAGCCCCAGCTGA
- a CDS encoding glycosyltransferase family A protein codes for MTERLTEQAPGVSVAIPLHASAPWVDNIVGNIRRLPDLVTEIVVSDRTVVDDAADQLRRLLADDHRVVVRSEALDLGWPEHFQLLMEEATGDRFMWMPHDDIFEPSWIPVLDAALDRHPEAWIAFGRIEPVEADGVSPGPRPPYHPRPGPISPARAAHLGIRGMGVAFRGLVRRREVIAAGVRVDNPAGDLDDPAVDIAWVLAVALRSGLVFDDRTATRKRYYGSSTSAQWRRAPFSDVRQTIAVTDAAVPAGREGLRLRALMWLGIARWGVRRPIGMAINPARDRLHRRRSAGAR; via the coding sequence ATGACCGAACGCTTGACCGAGCAGGCGCCGGGTGTCTCGGTTGCGATCCCGCTCCACGCCTCCGCGCCATGGGTCGACAACATCGTCGGGAACATTCGTCGTCTCCCCGACCTCGTCACCGAGATCGTCGTCTCCGACCGCACCGTCGTCGACGACGCCGCGGACCAGCTTCGGCGGTTGCTCGCCGACGACCACCGGGTGGTCGTCCGGAGCGAAGCGCTCGACCTCGGCTGGCCCGAGCACTTCCAGCTCCTCATGGAGGAGGCGACCGGCGATCGCTTCATGTGGATGCCCCATGACGACATCTTCGAACCGTCGTGGATCCCCGTCCTGGACGCCGCCCTCGACCGCCATCCGGAGGCCTGGATCGCGTTCGGCCGGATCGAGCCCGTCGAGGCCGACGGTGTCTCGCCAGGTCCGCGCCCTCCCTACCACCCCCGTCCCGGGCCGATCTCGCCGGCCCGCGCCGCCCACCTCGGCATCCGGGGCATGGGCGTCGCATTCCGGGGCCTCGTCCGACGACGCGAGGTCATCGCTGCCGGCGTTCGTGTGGACAATCCGGCCGGCGATCTCGACGATCCGGCCGTCGACATCGCCTGGGTACTCGCCGTCGCACTGCGCTCGGGGCTCGTGTTCGACGACCGCACCGCCACTCGGAAGCGGTACTACGGATCGAGCACGAGCGCACAGTGGCGACGCGCCCCGTTCTCCGACGTTCGCCAGACCATTGCGGTCACCGACGCAGCAGTACCGGCCGGCCGTGAGGGTCTCCGGCTCCGCGCGCTGATGTGGCTCGGCATCGCCCGTTGGGGGGTGCGCCGGCCGATCGGGATGGCCATCAATCCGGCGCGCGACCGTCTTCATCGCCGACGATCCGCCGGCGCCCGCTGA
- the ychF gene encoding redox-regulated ATPase YchF, with protein MERFGLVGLPNAGKSSLYNALTGGGALAAPYAFATKDPNIGVARVPDERLDQLSAMSQSKKTIHASVEVVDIGGLVEGASQGEGLGNKFLANIREVDAIVFVLRAFEDDDVPGPSDPLEHLRVVELELALADLETVEKRKAAVERQAKNDRSLADDVEALSIAEAALSEGRPLYRAGLKPDVRETLAPYFLLTNRRVLAVVNVGEDAVDQADEAAARVEAEFNDAGDNVEVIGMCVQLEAEAAAISDPDERAEMLEGFGLGEGALFRMVRSAYHLLGLRTYFTTGDKESRAWTFFEGSTAPECAGRIHTDFQRGFIRAEVIQWDELLGLGSWNAAKDVGKIRLEGKDYIAQDGDVMEFRFNV; from the coding sequence ATGGAACGGTTTGGTCTGGTCGGACTCCCCAACGCGGGGAAGTCGTCGCTCTACAACGCACTCACCGGCGGCGGTGCGCTCGCTGCCCCGTACGCCTTCGCGACGAAGGACCCGAACATCGGTGTCGCACGCGTCCCCGACGAACGGCTCGACCAGCTGTCGGCGATGTCGCAGTCGAAGAAGACCATCCACGCCTCGGTCGAGGTCGTCGACATCGGCGGACTCGTCGAGGGTGCCTCGCAAGGTGAGGGTCTCGGCAACAAGTTCCTCGCCAACATCCGTGAGGTCGACGCGATCGTGTTCGTGCTCCGTGCGTTCGAGGACGACGACGTCCCCGGTCCCTCCGATCCGCTCGAGCACCTTCGGGTCGTCGAACTCGAGCTCGCGCTGGCCGACCTCGAGACGGTCGAGAAGCGCAAGGCCGCCGTCGAGCGTCAGGCCAAGAACGACCGATCGCTCGCCGACGACGTCGAAGCACTCTCGATCGCCGAAGCGGCGCTGTCGGAGGGTCGTCCGCTGTACCGGGCCGGCCTCAAGCCCGACGTGCGCGAGACGCTGGCGCCCTACTTCCTCCTCACGAACCGCCGCGTGCTCGCCGTCGTGAACGTCGGCGAGGACGCCGTCGATCAGGCCGACGAGGCCGCAGCCCGCGTCGAAGCCGAGTTCAACGATGCCGGCGACAATGTCGAGGTCATCGGCATGTGCGTCCAGCTCGAAGCCGAGGCTGCGGCGATCTCCGACCCCGACGAACGAGCCGAGATGCTCGAGGGGTTCGGTCTCGGCGAGGGCGCCCTGTTCCGCATGGTCCGCTCGGCGTACCACCTGCTCGGCCTGCGCACGTACTTCACGACGGGCGACAAGGAGTCCCGAGCCTGGACGTTCTTCGAGGGCTCCACCGCCCCCGAGTGCGCCGGACGAATCCACACCGACTTCCAGCGCGGCTTCATCCGCGCCGAAGTCATCCAGTGGGACGAGCTGCTCGGTCTCGGCTCGTGGAACGCCGCGAAAGACGTCGGCAAGATCCGTCTCGAGGGCAAGGACTACATCGCCCAAGACGGCGACGTCATGGAGTTCCGCTTCAACGTCTGA
- a CDS encoding GDP-L-fucose synthase family protein, translating to MEIPRDSRVYVAGHRGLVGSALVRKLEGEGFSNVLTATRDELDLRDQSEVSHWFKANRPEYVFLVAGTVGGIMANSTRPAEFIYDNMMIHGTVVHAAHEYDTSKLLYLGSSCIYPRAAEQPISEDELLTGPLEPTNEWYAVAKIAGIKLCQAYRRQYGRDFISAMPTNLYGPGDNFDLVSSHVLPALMRKFHDSIGEPDPEVVVWGTGSPLREFLHVDDLADACLFLMEHYSADEHINVGTGVDLSIRELAEKIRDVVNPDARLTFDKTKPDGTPRKVLDVSKLNDLGWSPSYDLDAGVRSTYDWFLASLAAHDDLRGFDAAEVA from the coding sequence ATGGAGATTCCACGCGATTCGCGGGTGTACGTGGCCGGTCACCGGGGTTTGGTCGGGTCGGCGTTGGTGCGGAAGTTGGAGGGTGAGGGTTTTTCGAATGTGTTGACGGCGACTCGTGATGAGTTGGATTTGCGGGATCAGTCGGAGGTGTCGCATTGGTTCAAGGCGAATCGTCCGGAGTATGTGTTCCTGGTGGCGGGAACGGTTGGTGGGATCATGGCGAACTCAACGCGTCCGGCGGAGTTCATCTACGACAACATGATGATCCACGGAACGGTGGTGCATGCGGCGCATGAGTACGACACGTCGAAGCTGTTGTATTTGGGGTCGTCGTGTATTTATCCGCGGGCGGCGGAGCAGCCGATCAGTGAGGACGAGTTGTTGACGGGTCCGTTGGAGCCGACGAATGAGTGGTATGCGGTGGCGAAGATCGCGGGGATCAAGTTGTGTCAGGCGTACCGGCGTCAGTACGGGCGGGATTTCATTTCGGCGATGCCGACGAACTTGTACGGTCCGGGTGACAATTTCGATTTGGTGTCGTCGCATGTGTTGCCGGCGTTGATGCGCAAGTTCCATGATTCGATCGGTGAGCCGGATCCGGAGGTCGTGGTGTGGGGGACGGGGTCGCCGTTGCGTGAGTTCTTGCACGTGGACGATCTGGCGGATGCGTGCCTGTTCTTGATGGAGCACTACTCGGCCGACGAGCACATCAATGTGGGGACGGGTGTGGATCTGTCGATTCGTGAGTTGGCCGAGAAGATCCGTGACGTGGTGAATCCGGATGCGCGGTTGACGTTCGACAAGACCAAGCCGGACGGGACGCCGCGCAAGGTGTTGGACGTGTCGAAGTTGAATGATCTGGGTTGGTCGCCGAGTTACGACCTGGATGCGGGTGTGCGGTCGACGTACGACTGGTTTCTGGCGTCGCTCGCGGCGCACGATGATCTGCGCGGTTTCGATGCCGCCGAGGTGGCGTGA
- a CDS encoding extracellular solute-binding protein: MPHHSWAGTPRDHWLASPRVRRRTVSVLLAGCLVATACTGDDDPSDAAAAADEPTDQSDPASSTDAPSDTVTPATAEPLSEATEPPPTTEAVPPRCGDGIEPSGPVTITVWHGLGGDAESSYLPSAIGKFQQQHPGITVEFEKADAQYPSGLLEFADPDGVRPDVLYGSNLTVKAQAESGLFIPVEACTGGSIPPQFDGLLPAVDLTYRVDGTLWGAPFNVSTPVLMYDGNVWSNAGVDPDRPPETVDELLATAVELQEAGAAKAGLVLYNKSALWLITETAAKEARLLLEPNNGHDVDTVEIAKIVTDDAIALLDELRRMKADGIISWTKENQSDEDLIALITPLEGSAMTMHTSAALGEIFRLQDQGSIDVDVRVAPMPGPAAGAIPGGGSWWLTDGADSDKVAAAWQFIDWMTQPEQIAELAAFTGYVPTTPAAVADPITVAAWNEHPQFEVAYEQVAATPGTPAAVGIQVGPMVEFLQAIELGAAYTIDAGNDPRTELENAVFNAMDMIRVYSGD, encoded by the coding sequence ATGCCACACCACTCGTGGGCGGGAACCCCACGTGACCACTGGCTCGCATCGCCCCGCGTCCGGCGGCGCACCGTCTCGGTGCTGCTCGCCGGATGTCTCGTGGCGACGGCGTGTACCGGCGACGACGATCCGTCCGATGCCGCTGCAGCAGCCGACGAGCCGACCGACCAGAGCGACCCCGCCAGCTCCACCGACGCCCCGTCCGACACCGTCACACCGGCGACGGCCGAGCCGCTGTCGGAGGCGACCGAGCCGCCTCCGACCACCGAAGCGGTCCCACCGAGATGCGGCGACGGCATCGAACCCTCCGGCCCGGTCACGATCACGGTGTGGCACGGCCTCGGCGGTGACGCCGAGTCGAGCTACCTCCCGTCTGCCATCGGCAAGTTCCAGCAGCAGCACCCCGGCATCACCGTCGAGTTCGAGAAGGCCGACGCGCAGTACCCGAGCGGCCTCCTCGAGTTCGCCGACCCCGATGGTGTCCGACCGGACGTCCTGTACGGGTCGAACCTCACGGTCAAGGCCCAGGCCGAGTCCGGCCTGTTCATCCCCGTCGAGGCGTGCACCGGCGGTTCCATCCCGCCGCAGTTCGACGGCCTCCTTCCCGCGGTCGACCTCACCTACCGAGTCGACGGCACGCTGTGGGGCGCGCCGTTCAACGTGTCGACGCCGGTCCTGATGTACGACGGCAACGTGTGGAGCAACGCCGGGGTCGACCCCGACCGCCCACCCGAGACGGTCGATGAGCTGCTTGCGACCGCCGTCGAACTCCAGGAGGCCGGCGCTGCGAAGGCCGGCCTCGTGTTGTACAACAAGTCGGCACTCTGGTTGATCACCGAGACGGCGGCAAAGGAAGCCCGCCTCCTGCTCGAACCGAACAACGGCCACGACGTCGACACCGTCGAGATCGCGAAGATCGTCACCGACGATGCAATCGCCCTGCTCGACGAGCTCCGACGAATGAAGGCCGATGGCATCATCTCGTGGACCAAGGAGAACCAGAGCGACGAGGACCTGATCGCGCTGATCACCCCGCTCGAGGGCAGCGCGATGACGATGCACACCTCGGCAGCACTCGGAGAGATCTTCCGGCTGCAGGATCAAGGCTCGATCGATGTCGACGTGCGAGTCGCACCGATGCCCGGGCCGGCCGCCGGGGCGATCCCGGGCGGGGGCTCGTGGTGGCTCACCGACGGCGCCGACTCCGACAAGGTCGCCGCAGCGTGGCAGTTCATCGACTGGATGACCCAGCCGGAGCAGATCGCCGAACTCGCGGCGTTCACCGGCTACGTCCCGACGACTCCCGCCGCAGTCGCCGATCCCATCACCGTTGCGGCCTGGAACGAGCATCCGCAGTTCGAGGTCGCGTACGAACAAGTAGCGGCAACGCCAGGCACGCCGGCTGCCGTCGGCATCCAGGTCGGGCCGATGGTCGAGTTCCTGCAAGCGATCGAGCTCGGTGCGGCATACACCATCGACGCCGGCAACGACCCACGGACGGAACTGGAGAACGCAGTGTTCAACGCGATGGACATGATTCGCGTCTACAGCGGCGACTGA
- a CDS encoding FAD-dependent oxidoreductase: MLGAGVQGTSAALALAHAGWSVTLIDRSDALFRGASLRGEGKLHLGYVYANDPTRRTAVSMVDAATSFAPLLDRWMSKPIDWEAARSSCFNYAALRDSMVASERLLEHYAWVDDLIAERLDEGGSYAGRRSLQRVRVLDDHRLHGYTDLVETLVGTDEVALDPRVVRSAMLDGLQAGGVELVRSTTVTGVDRRADSFRVCGRRAERDECFEADVVVNCLWDGRLEIDRSVGIEPTRPWTYRLKYGVHGRAKTGVTPPPTTTFVLGPFGDIVRRSDDQIYLSWYPDCLAGFSTDATIPDDWRVSMGGDDPADRQDDIAERTIEAIGTLAPSVGDVEASTAAAGVIVAWGETDIDDHDSGLHRRSDIGVHAHDGYFSIDTGKLTSAPRHAADLLELVQR; the protein is encoded by the coding sequence GTGTTGGGCGCAGGCGTACAGGGCACCAGCGCGGCACTTGCGCTCGCCCATGCCGGCTGGTCGGTCACCCTGATCGATCGCTCGGACGCGCTGTTCCGCGGCGCGAGCTTGCGGGGCGAAGGCAAGCTGCACCTGGGCTACGTCTATGCGAACGACCCGACCCGCCGAACGGCGGTTTCGATGGTCGACGCAGCCACATCGTTCGCCCCGCTGCTCGACCGGTGGATGTCGAAACCGATCGACTGGGAGGCGGCCCGCTCGTCGTGCTTCAACTACGCGGCGCTGCGCGACTCGATGGTCGCGAGCGAACGCCTCCTCGAGCACTACGCCTGGGTCGACGACCTGATCGCTGAGCGGCTCGACGAGGGAGGGTCGTACGCGGGTCGGCGCTCGCTGCAGCGAGTCCGGGTCCTCGACGACCACCGGCTGCACGGCTATACCGATCTGGTCGAGACGTTGGTCGGCACCGACGAGGTCGCCCTCGATCCCCGTGTGGTCCGTTCCGCGATGCTGGACGGGCTCCAGGCCGGCGGTGTCGAGCTGGTTCGGTCGACCACGGTCACCGGCGTCGATCGCCGAGCGGACTCGTTCCGAGTCTGCGGCCGACGGGCCGAGCGCGACGAATGCTTCGAGGCCGACGTCGTCGTCAACTGTCTGTGGGACGGACGTCTGGAGATCGACCGATCGGTCGGGATCGAACCGACTCGCCCGTGGACCTACCGGCTCAAGTACGGCGTCCATGGTCGAGCCAAGACCGGTGTGACGCCACCGCCCACCACGACGTTCGTCCTGGGCCCGTTCGGCGACATCGTGCGCCGGTCGGACGACCAGATCTACCTCTCCTGGTATCCCGATTGCCTGGCCGGGTTCTCCACCGACGCAACCATCCCCGACGACTGGCGGGTCTCGATGGGCGGCGACGATCCGGCCGACCGCCAGGACGACATCGCGGAGCGAACCATCGAAGCGATCGGCACGCTGGCACCCTCGGTGGGCGACGTCGAGGCGAGCACTGCGGCGGCCGGCGTCATCGTCGCGTGGGGCGAGACCGACATCGATGACCACGACAGCGGACTCCACCGACGCAGCGACATCGGCGTCCACGCACACGACGGCTACTTCTCGATCGACACGGGCAAGTTGACCTCGGCGCCCCGACACGCAGCCGACCTGCTCGAACTCGTGCAGCGATGA
- a CDS encoding response regulator transcription factor, whose protein sequence is MTRILLVDDAAAMAELFSKEVASRFDAEVDVCVAVADVELMLARAPYELALVDLSFPQEHANGIDAMAEIYRANRDTRLAIMTQGDAWVSDLLRDAWDLLPVATVISKTAPLDYQLEMIDGVLAGRDVEPDPAVQTLLPARRNPERTPDRFADLIQHNGHAKVWNVLMDRNFEATYKNVSDSTGLKLNTVKNYRSQLLPELRVHRLDDPSLREMQEFAWRCRSFLRPYVEASLEGR, encoded by the coding sequence ATGACCCGCATCCTCTTGGTCGACGACGCCGCCGCGATGGCGGAACTCTTCTCGAAGGAGGTGGCCTCGCGCTTCGACGCCGAGGTCGACGTCTGCGTCGCCGTGGCCGACGTCGAACTCATGCTCGCTCGCGCCCCCTACGAGCTGGCGTTGGTCGACCTGTCGTTCCCGCAGGAACACGCCAACGGCATCGATGCCATGGCCGAGATCTACCGGGCCAATCGCGACACGCGGCTGGCGATCATGACGCAGGGTGACGCGTGGGTCAGCGACCTCCTGCGCGATGCCTGGGACCTCCTGCCGGTGGCGACGGTGATCTCGAAGACGGCGCCGCTGGACTATCAGCTCGAGATGATCGATGGGGTGCTGGCCGGTCGTGACGTCGAGCCCGACCCGGCCGTCCAGACGCTGCTGCCCGCTCGGCGCAATCCGGAGCGGACGCCCGATCGGTTCGCGGATCTGATCCAGCACAACGGACATGCCAAGGTGTGGAACGTGCTGATGGACCGCAACTTCGAAGCGACGTACAAGAACGTCTCCGACTCGACCGGTCTCAAGCTCAACACGGTCAAGAACTACCGCTCGCAGCTCCTGCCGGAACTGCGCGTGCACCGTCTCGACGACCCGAGCCTGCGCGAGATGCAGGAGTTCGCGTGGCGTTGTCGCTCGTTCCTGCGGCCGTACGTCGAGGCCTCGCTGGAAGGACGTTGA
- the gmd gene encoding GDP-mannose 4,6-dehydratase yields MAKTALITGVSGQDGSYLAELLLDKGYEVHGVVRRSSSVTRSRLDHLQSENLEDLHLHYGDLGDPLGLVRIIDRYGPDEVYNLAAQSHVAISFQQPEYTGDVTGVGAMRLLEAMRVAGSEARFYQASSSELYGSTPPPQSEVTPFHPRSPYAVAKLYAFWATVNYRESYGMHASNGILFNHESPRRGENFVTRKITRGVADIVHGKATELRLGNLDAKRDWGFAGDYVEGMWLMLQQGTPDDYVLATGEAHSVREFCEIAFGHAGLDWEQYVVVDPEFFRPAEVDYLLGDPTKARTELSWKPTTSFEQLVTMMVDADLAAG; encoded by the coding sequence ATGGCGAAGACGGCGTTGATCACTGGTGTGTCGGGTCAGGATGGTTCGTATCTGGCCGAGTTGCTGTTGGACAAGGGGTATGAGGTGCATGGTGTGGTGCGCCGGTCCAGTTCGGTGACGCGTTCGCGTTTGGATCATTTGCAGTCCGAGAATTTGGAGGATCTGCATCTGCATTACGGGGATCTGGGGGATCCGTTGGGGTTGGTGCGGATCATCGATCGGTACGGGCCTGATGAGGTGTACAACTTGGCGGCGCAGTCGCATGTGGCGATCTCGTTCCAGCAGCCGGAGTACACCGGTGATGTGACCGGTGTGGGTGCGATGCGGTTGTTGGAGGCGATGCGGGTCGCCGGCAGTGAGGCGAGGTTTTATCAGGCGTCGTCGTCGGAGTTGTATGGGTCGACGCCGCCGCCGCAGAGCGAGGTGACGCCGTTTCATCCGCGCAGCCCGTATGCGGTCGCGAAGTTGTATGCGTTCTGGGCGACGGTGAACTATCGGGAGTCGTATGGGATGCATGCGTCGAACGGGATCTTGTTCAATCATGAGAGTCCGCGGCGTGGTGAGAACTTCGTGACCCGCAAGATCACGCGTGGTGTGGCCGACATCGTGCACGGCAAGGCGACCGAGTTGCGGTTGGGGAACCTGGACGCGAAGCGTGACTGGGGTTTCGCGGGCGACTACGTGGAGGGCATGTGGTTGATGCTGCAACAAGGCACCCCCGACGACTACGTCCTCGCCACCGGTGAGGCGCATTCGGTGCGTGAGTTCTGTGAGATCGCGTTCGGCCACGCGGGGTTGGACTGGGAGCAGTACGTGGTGGTCGACCCGGAGTTCTTCCGACCCGCGGAGGTCGATTACCTGTTGGGTGATCCGACCAAGGCACGCACCGAGTTGTCGTGGAAACCCACGACCTCGTTCGAACAGCTCGTCACGATGATGGTCGACGCCGACCTCGCCGCCGGCTGA